A stretch of Carya illinoinensis cultivar Pawnee chromosome 14, C.illinoinensisPawnee_v1, whole genome shotgun sequence DNA encodes these proteins:
- the LOC122294414 gene encoding TMV resistance protein N-like isoform X7, which yields MATQRPSSSTNSENTKKRKRDNSSCSEENETSSLPSSSTARWKHDVFLSFCGEDTRRSFTDHLYSYLKGKGILVFRDDESLERGTYISQELMQAIQESRYAIVIFSKNYAFSKWCLRELAEIVEWEEKKNLTIIPIFYHVDPSHVRKQRGTFAEAFAAHEKDPMVDIEESNTWRNAFTKVGYIKGEHINGDRYESTIIQQISEMILYNYTMPNILIHENQKIVGIDSRVGEILTLLHMESNDVRFLGIHGMGGVGKTTLAEIIYYRFYCQFKGSGFISCTRERSTTAPDLASLQKKLLSKIMQQEIHVWDHRDGLMLMSTRLRNKKVLIILDDVDCEKQLTALAGDHNWFGPGSRVIMTCRDSHLLERNKVNRYKVEPLHTTDALELFSLSAFDETHPPEDYKDLSMDFVNYAGGLPLALKVLGCFLFGRTIDFWKGARDNLKANPKPEIFDILKISFDGLEEPQKILFLDLACFSDRWIDFKKIYSADVIQVLIDKSLVSKDDVYFKERLTMHDLLKEMGRQIVRRECRQEPGRRSRLFHREDVVHVLNNDTGTDAIEGMALSCDSILGTNRTDITNAEAFSKMINLRLLYICAFGYIKGSGNPLEYMPSDKLQFLKWYGYPLKSWPRSFQPKNLIVLNMSDSCIEQLWTGSLVLPNLKELDLSSCVNLIEIPDLSGAPNLEIIKFVYCRSLCKVHPSIKVLKQLQESRMSHTRIKQLWKGLVVLPNLKELDLNSCENLIEIPDLSGAPNLEKINFSYCRSLCKQLWKGLVVLPNLKELDLNSCENLIEIPDLSEAPNLEKINFSGCRSLCKVHPSIKVLKQLQELRMSHTRIKQLWKGLVVLPNLKQLYLNFCENLIEIPDLSGAPNIEEIDFSYCRSLCKVHPSIKVLKQLQKLKMSCTRIKQLWKGLVVLPNLKQLYVDFCENLIEIPDLSGAPNLEIIEFLYCRSLCKVHPSIKVLKQLQELRMSYTQIKQLWKGLVVLPNLKELDLNSCENLIEIPDLSGAPNLEKINFSGCISLCKQLWKGLVVLPNLKELNLNFCENLIEIPYLSGAPNLEKIEFSDCRSLCKQLWKGLDNLKELDLNSCENLIEISDLSEAPNLEIIDFSYCRNLCKVHPSIKVLKQLQELIMSHTRIKQLWKGLVGLDNLKKLDLRFSKNLIEIPNLSGAPNIEEIDFSYCRSLCKVHPSIKVLKQLQKLRMSGTRIKQLWKGLVGLDNLKYLNLSGCKNLIEIPYLSGAPNLEIINFSDCRSLCKVHPSIKKLKRLEELNMSGTRIKQLWKGSMVLPNLKVLDLSYCENLIEIPNLSGVPNLMKINFLGCRSLCKFCPSIKVPERLKILGLNKCLTRLLILDKFCLPSSFMSFSGLRELYLGGCNNISIFPSVICSLASLESLHLVGWSRLEKFPDLSRLECLKEFEAYGTAITQMPPVNLIPKNIRSLKIQRRKRMPRKSRDHLAMFINDCFLPKQSSYPTNHDIGSPVEYDMEEMQIYFGIAPFIEGWSLGSRIPEWVHNKSIGSSLQIELDGNTTSVIDCAIFIVFDCHQFHSPEATSIPRLFKETSHVTCSFCCERDDGSLEHFDSGFSLSLVEPSVCWAYARTPLKSNSSDNQSFIKISIKEISSQTPVEVKEWGLHLVCPDDTGLGLGSDLDFYRQFYSAWKCGMTRNED from the exons ATGGCCACTCAAAGACCCTCTTCATCTACTAATTCCGAGAatactaagaaaagaaaaagagacaaTTCATCTTGTTCGGAAGAAAATGAAACCTCTTCCTTACCTTCTTCCTCGACGGCTCGATGGAAACATGATGTTTTCCTTAGTTTCTGTGGCGAAGACACTCGCAGAAGTTTTACGGATCATCTATATTCCTATTTAAAAGGGAAAGGTATTCTCGTCTTTAGGGATGACGAATCACTCGAGCGAGGAACATACATTTCTCAAGAGCTTATGCAAGCAATTCAAGAATCCCGATACGCCattgtcattttttcaaaaaattatgctttttcGAAATGGTGCCTCAGGGAACTTGCCGAGATCGTTGAATGGGAGGAAAAGAAGAATCTCACAATTATTCCTATTTTCTACCATGTGGATCCTTCCCATGTAAGAAAACAAAGAGGGACTTTTGCAGAAGCTTTCGCCGCACATGAAAAAGATCCCATGGTAGACATCGAAGAGAGTAATACTTGGAGAAATGCTTTCACAAAAGTCGGTTATATTAAGGGAGAGCACATAAATGGGGACAG GTACGAGTCAACAATTATACAACAAATCAGTGAAATGATACTCTACAATTATACAATGCCAAATATTCTAATTCATGAAAACCAGAAAATTGTTGGAATAGACTCCCGTGTAGGGGAAATTTTGACCTTATTGCATATGGAATCGAATGACGTTCGCTTCTTAGGAATTCATGGGATGGGTGGCGTTGGTAAAACAACGCTGGcggaaataatttattatagatTTTATTGTCAATTCAAAGGAAGCGGCTTTATTTCTTGTACTAGAGAAAGATCTACTACTGCTCCTGATCTAGCttctttacaaaaaaaactTCTTTCTAAGATCATGCAACAAGAAATACATGTATGGGATCATCGCGATGGACTCATGTTGATGAGCACCAGGTTGCGGAATAAAAAGGTTCTTATcattcttgatgatgtggattGTGAAAAGCAACTGACGGCATTAGCAGGGGATCATAATTGGTTTGGTCCAGGGAGTAGGGTAATTATGACATGCAGAGATAGTCATCTGTTGGAAAGAAATAAAGTGAATAGATATAAGGTTGAGCCGCTTCATACCACCGATGCTTTGGAGCTCTTTAGTTTGTCAGCCTTCGACGAAACCCATCCTCCAGAGGATTACAAGGATCTATCTATGGATTTTGTGAATTATGCTGGAGGCCTTCCTTTAGCTCTTAAAGTTTTGGGTTGCTTCTTATTTGGGAGAACAATAGATTTCTGGAAAGGTGCTAGGGATAACTTGAAAGCGAATCCTAAACCTGAAATTTTTGATATTcttaaaataagttttgatGGGCTGGAGGAACCgcagaaaatattgtttttggatcTGGCATGTTTTTCTGATCGATGGatagattttaagaaaatatattcgGCCGACGTCATTCAGGTTCTCATCGATAAGTCACTCGTAAGCAAAGATGACGTATACTTTAAAGAAAGGTTGACCATGCATGATTTGCTAAAAGAAATGGGTCGGCAAATAGTTCGCCGCGAATGTCGTCAAGAACCTGGACGACGTAGTAGGCTGTTTCATCGTGAAGATGTCGTTCACGTACTGAATAATGATACT GGAACTGATGCAATTGAAGGCATGGCCCTCAGTTGTGATAGTATTCTTGGAACAAATCGTACCGATATAACTAATGCCGAAGCATTCTCAAAGATGATAAATTTGAGATTACTTTATATCTGTGCTTTTGGATATATAAAAGGGTCTGGAAATCCTTTAGAATACATGCCAAGCGATAAGTTGCAGTTCCTAAAATGGTATGGATATCCTTTGAAATCCTGGCCGCGGAGTTTCCAACCAAAAAATCttattgtattaaatatgtCTGATAGCTGCATCGAACAACTATGGACGGGGTCGTTG GTTTTACCCAATTTGAAGGAATTAGATCTGAGTTCTTGTGTGAACTTGATTGAAATACCAGATTTGAGTGGAGCTCCAAATctcgagataataaaatttgtatattGTAGAAGCTTGTGTAAGGTCCACCCATCCATCAAAGTGCTCAAACAACTACAAGAATCAAGAATGTCTcacacccgaatcaaacaactaTGGAAGGGGTTGGTT GTTTTACCCAATTTGAAGGAATTAGATCTGAATTCTTGTGAGAACTTGATTGAAATACCAGATTTGAGTGGAGCTCCAAATCtcgagaaaataaatttttcatattgtAGAAGCTTGTGTAAACAACTATGGAAGGGGTTGGTG GTTTTACCCAATTTGAAGGAATTAGATCTGAATTCTTGTGAGAACTTGATTGAAATACCAGATTTGAGTGAAGCCCCAAATCtcgagaaaataaatttttcaggTTGTAGAAGCTTGTGTAAGGTCCACCCATCCATCAAAGTGCTCAAACAACTACAAGAATTAAGAATGTCTcacacccgaatcaaacaactaTGGAAGGGGTTGGTG GTTTTACCCAATTTGAAGCAATTATATCTGAATTTTTGTGAGAACTTGATTGAAATACCAGATTTGAGTGGAGCCCCAAATATTGAGGAAATAGACTTTTCATATTGTAGAAGCTTGTGTAAGGTCCACCCATCTATCAAAGTGCTCAaacaactacaaaaattaaaaatgtcttgcacccgaatcaaacaactaTGGAAGGGGTTGGTG GTTTTACCCAATTTGAAACAATTATATGTGGATTTTTGTGAGAACTTGATTGAAATACCAGATTTGAGTGGAGCTCCAAATCTCGagataatagaatttttatattgtaGAAGCTTGTGTAAGGTCCACCCATCCATCAAAGTGCTCAAACAACTACAAGAATTAAGAATGTCTTACACCCAAATCAAACAACTATGGAAGGGGTTGGTG GTTTTACCCAATTTGAAGGAATTAGATCTGAATTCTTGTGAGAACTTGATTGAAATACCAGATTTGAGTGGAGCTCCAAATCtcgagaaaataaatttttcaggTTGTATAAGCTTGTGTAAACAACTATGGAAGGGGTTGGTG GTTTTACCCAATTTGAAGGAATTAAATCTGAATTTTTGTGAGAACTTGATTGAAATACCATATTTGAGTGGAGCTCCAAATCTCGAGAAAATAGAGTTTTCAGATTGTAGAAGCTTGTGTAAACAACTATGGAAG GGTTTAGACAATTTGAAGGAATTAGATCTGAATTCTTGTGAGAACTTGATTGAAATATCAGATTTGAGTGAAGCTCCAAATCTCGAGATAATAGACTTTTCATATTGTAGAAACTTGTGTAAGGTCCACCCATCCATCAAAGTGCTCAAACAACTACAAGAATTAATAATGTCTcacacccgaatcaaacaactaTGGAAGGGGTTGGTG GGTTTAGacaatttgaagaaattagattTGAGGTTTTCTAAGAACTTGATTGAAATACCAAATTTGAGTGGAGCCCCAAATATTGAGGAAATAGACTTTTCATATTGTAGAAGCTTGTGTAAGGTCCACCCATCCATCAAAGTGCTCAaacaactacaaaaattaagaatgtctggcacccgaatcaaacaactaTGGAAGGGGTTGGTG GGTTTAGACAATTTGAAGTACTTAAATCTGAGTGGCTGTAAGAACTTGATTGAAATACCATATTTGAGTGGAGCCCCAAATCTTGAGATAATAAACTTTTCAGATTGTAGAAGCTTGTGTAAGGTCCACCCATCCATCAAAAAGCTCAAACGACTAGAAGAATTAAATATGTCtggcacccgaatcaaacaactaTGGAAGGGATCGATG GTTTTACCCAATTTGAAGGTATTAGATCTGAGTTATTGTGAGAACTTGATTGAAATACCAAATTTGAGTGGAGTCCCAAAtctcatgaaaataaattttttaggttGTAGAAGCTTGTGTAAGTTCTGCCCATCCATCAAAGTGCCCGAACGACTAAAAATTTTGGGTTTAAACAAATGTCTTACAAGACTACTAATTCTAGACAAGTTCTGCTTACCATCATCGTTTATGAGTTTCTCAGGCCTTCGCGAATTATATTTAGGAGGTTGCaataacatttcaatttttccGAGTGTTATTTGTAGTTTGGCATCTCTTGAAAGTCTCCATTTGGTTGGTTGGTCAAGACTAGAAAAATTTCCAGACCTGAGTAGGTTGGAATGCTTAAAGGAATTTGAGGCATACGGAACTGCTATAACACAAATGCCACCTGTCAATCTAATCCCCAAGAACATCCGTTCCTTAAAGATCCAAAGACGAAAGAGGATGCCACGTAAATCAAGAGATCATTTAGCCATGTTCATTAATGACTGTTTTTTGCCGAAACAAAGCTCATATCCCACCAATCATGATATTGGATCACCTGTGGAATATGACATGGAAGAAATGCAAATTTATTTCGGCATTGCG CCGTTTATAGAAGGGTGGTCGTTGGGATCTAGAATCCCGGAGTGGGTCCACAATAAAAGTATTGGCTCCTCTTTACAGATAGAGTTGGATGGTAATACGACGTCGGTGATAGATTGTGCCATCTTTATAGTTTTTGATTGTCATCAATTCCATTCCCCTGAAGCTACTTCAATTCCTCGGCTATTCAAGGAAACTTCACATGTGACTTGTAGCTTTTGTTGTGAGAGAGATGATGGTTCTTTAGAACATTTTGATTCCGGATTCAGTCTCTCTCTCGTTGAGCCAAGTGTATGCTGGGCATATGCACGTACTCCTCTGAAATCGAATAGTTCGGATAATCAGAGCTTCATTAAGATTTCAATTAAAGAGATTTCTTCTCAAACTCCTGTAGAAGTGAAAGAATGGGGGTTACATTTAGTATGTCCGGACGATACTGGTCTTGGTTTGGGATCAGATTTAGATTTCTATCGTCAATTTTATTCAGCATGGAAATGCGGTATGACGAGAAATGAAGATTAG
- the LOC122294414 gene encoding disease resistance protein TAO1-like isoform X14, with protein sequence MATQRPSSSTNSENTKKRKRDNSSCSEENETSSLPSSSTARWKHDVFLSFCGEDTRRSFTDHLYSYLKGKGILVFRDDESLERGTYISQELMQAIQESRYAIVIFSKNYAFSKWCLRELAEIVEWEEKKNLTIIPIFYHVDPSHVRKQRGTFAEAFAAHEKDPMVDIEESNTWRNAFTKVGYIKGEHINGDRYESTIIQQISEMILYNYTMPNILIHENQKIVGIDSRVGEILTLLHMESNDVRFLGIHGMGGVGKTTLAEIIYYRFYCQFKGSGFISCTRERSTTAPDLASLQKKLLSKIMQQEIHVWDHRDGLMLMSTRLRNKKVLIILDDVDCEKQLTALAGDHNWFGPGSRVIMTCRDSHLLERNKVNRYKVEPLHTTDALELFSLSAFDETHPPEDYKDLSMDFVNYAGGLPLALKVLGCFLFGRTIDFWKGARDNLKANPKPEIFDILKISFDGLEEPQKILFLDLACFSDRWIDFKKIYSADVIQVLIDKSLVSKDDVYFKERLTMHDLLKEMGRQIVRRECRQEPGRRSRLFHREDVVHVLNNDTGTDAIEGMALSCDSILGTNRTDITNAEAFSKMINLRLLYICAFGYIKGSGNPLEYMPSDKLQFLKWYGYPLKSWPRSFQPKNLIVLNMSDSCIEQLWTGSLVLPNLKELDLSSCVNLIEIPDLSGAPNLEIIKFVYCRSLCKVHPSIKVLKQLQESRMSHTRIKQLWKGLVVLPNLKELDLNSCENLIEIPDLSGAPNLEKINFSYCRSLCKQLWKGLVVLPNLKELDLNSCENLIEIPDLSEAPNLEKINFSGCRSLCKVHPSIKVLKQLQELRMSHTRIKQLWKGLVVLPNLKQLYLNFCENLIEIPDLSGAPNIEEIDFSYCRSLCKVHPSIKVLKQLQKLKMSCTRIKQLWKGLVVLPNLKQLYVDFCENLIEIPDLSGAPNLEIIEFLYCRSLCKVHPSIKVLKQLQELRMSYTQIKQLWKGLVVLPNLKELDLNSCENLIEIPDLSGAPNLEKINFSGCISLCKQLWKGLVVLPNLKELNLNFCENLIEIPYLSGAPNLEKIEFSDCRSLCKQLWKGLDNLKELDLNSCENLIEISDLSEAPNLEIIDFSYCRNLCKVHPSIKVLKQLQELIMSHTRIKQLWKGLVGLDNLKKLDLRFSKNLIEIPNLSGAPNIEEIDFSYCRSLCKVHPSIKVLKQLQKLRMSGTRIKQLWKGLVVLPNLKVLDLSYCENLIEIPNLSGVPNLMKINFLGCRSLCKFCPSIKVPERLKILGLNKCLTRLLILDKFCLPSSFMSFSGLRELYLGGCNNISIFPSVICSLASLESLHLVGWSRLEKFPDLSRLECLKEFEAYGTAITQMPPVNLIPKNIRSLKIQRRKRMPRKSRDHLAMFINDCFLPKQSSYPTNHDIGSPVEYDMEEMQIYFGIAPFIEGWSLGSRIPEWVHNKSIGSSLQIELDGNTTSVIDCAIFIVFDCHQFHSPEATSIPRLFKETSHVTCSFCCERDDGSLEHFDSGFSLSLVEPSVCWAYARTPLKSNSSDNQSFIKISIKEISSQTPVEVKEWGLHLVCPDDTGLGLGSDLDFYRQFYSAWKCGMTRNED encoded by the exons ATGGCCACTCAAAGACCCTCTTCATCTACTAATTCCGAGAatactaagaaaagaaaaagagacaaTTCATCTTGTTCGGAAGAAAATGAAACCTCTTCCTTACCTTCTTCCTCGACGGCTCGATGGAAACATGATGTTTTCCTTAGTTTCTGTGGCGAAGACACTCGCAGAAGTTTTACGGATCATCTATATTCCTATTTAAAAGGGAAAGGTATTCTCGTCTTTAGGGATGACGAATCACTCGAGCGAGGAACATACATTTCTCAAGAGCTTATGCAAGCAATTCAAGAATCCCGATACGCCattgtcattttttcaaaaaattatgctttttcGAAATGGTGCCTCAGGGAACTTGCCGAGATCGTTGAATGGGAGGAAAAGAAGAATCTCACAATTATTCCTATTTTCTACCATGTGGATCCTTCCCATGTAAGAAAACAAAGAGGGACTTTTGCAGAAGCTTTCGCCGCACATGAAAAAGATCCCATGGTAGACATCGAAGAGAGTAATACTTGGAGAAATGCTTTCACAAAAGTCGGTTATATTAAGGGAGAGCACATAAATGGGGACAG GTACGAGTCAACAATTATACAACAAATCAGTGAAATGATACTCTACAATTATACAATGCCAAATATTCTAATTCATGAAAACCAGAAAATTGTTGGAATAGACTCCCGTGTAGGGGAAATTTTGACCTTATTGCATATGGAATCGAATGACGTTCGCTTCTTAGGAATTCATGGGATGGGTGGCGTTGGTAAAACAACGCTGGcggaaataatttattatagatTTTATTGTCAATTCAAAGGAAGCGGCTTTATTTCTTGTACTAGAGAAAGATCTACTACTGCTCCTGATCTAGCttctttacaaaaaaaactTCTTTCTAAGATCATGCAACAAGAAATACATGTATGGGATCATCGCGATGGACTCATGTTGATGAGCACCAGGTTGCGGAATAAAAAGGTTCTTATcattcttgatgatgtggattGTGAAAAGCAACTGACGGCATTAGCAGGGGATCATAATTGGTTTGGTCCAGGGAGTAGGGTAATTATGACATGCAGAGATAGTCATCTGTTGGAAAGAAATAAAGTGAATAGATATAAGGTTGAGCCGCTTCATACCACCGATGCTTTGGAGCTCTTTAGTTTGTCAGCCTTCGACGAAACCCATCCTCCAGAGGATTACAAGGATCTATCTATGGATTTTGTGAATTATGCTGGAGGCCTTCCTTTAGCTCTTAAAGTTTTGGGTTGCTTCTTATTTGGGAGAACAATAGATTTCTGGAAAGGTGCTAGGGATAACTTGAAAGCGAATCCTAAACCTGAAATTTTTGATATTcttaaaataagttttgatGGGCTGGAGGAACCgcagaaaatattgtttttggatcTGGCATGTTTTTCTGATCGATGGatagattttaagaaaatatattcgGCCGACGTCATTCAGGTTCTCATCGATAAGTCACTCGTAAGCAAAGATGACGTATACTTTAAAGAAAGGTTGACCATGCATGATTTGCTAAAAGAAATGGGTCGGCAAATAGTTCGCCGCGAATGTCGTCAAGAACCTGGACGACGTAGTAGGCTGTTTCATCGTGAAGATGTCGTTCACGTACTGAATAATGATACT GGAACTGATGCAATTGAAGGCATGGCCCTCAGTTGTGATAGTATTCTTGGAACAAATCGTACCGATATAACTAATGCCGAAGCATTCTCAAAGATGATAAATTTGAGATTACTTTATATCTGTGCTTTTGGATATATAAAAGGGTCTGGAAATCCTTTAGAATACATGCCAAGCGATAAGTTGCAGTTCCTAAAATGGTATGGATATCCTTTGAAATCCTGGCCGCGGAGTTTCCAACCAAAAAATCttattgtattaaatatgtCTGATAGCTGCATCGAACAACTATGGACGGGGTCGTTG GTTTTACCCAATTTGAAGGAATTAGATCTGAGTTCTTGTGTGAACTTGATTGAAATACCAGATTTGAGTGGAGCTCCAAATctcgagataataaaatttgtatattGTAGAAGCTTGTGTAAGGTCCACCCATCCATCAAAGTGCTCAAACAACTACAAGAATCAAGAATGTCTcacacccgaatcaaacaactaTGGAAGGGGTTGGTT GTTTTACCCAATTTGAAGGAATTAGATCTGAATTCTTGTGAGAACTTGATTGAAATACCAGATTTGAGTGGAGCTCCAAATCtcgagaaaataaatttttcatattgtAGAAGCTTGTGTAAACAACTATGGAAGGGGTTGGTG GTTTTACCCAATTTGAAGGAATTAGATCTGAATTCTTGTGAGAACTTGATTGAAATACCAGATTTGAGTGAAGCCCCAAATCtcgagaaaataaatttttcaggTTGTAGAAGCTTGTGTAAGGTCCACCCATCCATCAAAGTGCTCAAACAACTACAAGAATTAAGAATGTCTcacacccgaatcaaacaactaTGGAAGGGGTTGGTG GTTTTACCCAATTTGAAGCAATTATATCTGAATTTTTGTGAGAACTTGATTGAAATACCAGATTTGAGTGGAGCCCCAAATATTGAGGAAATAGACTTTTCATATTGTAGAAGCTTGTGTAAGGTCCACCCATCTATCAAAGTGCTCAaacaactacaaaaattaaaaatgtcttgcacccgaatcaaacaactaTGGAAGGGGTTGGTG GTTTTACCCAATTTGAAACAATTATATGTGGATTTTTGTGAGAACTTGATTGAAATACCAGATTTGAGTGGAGCTCCAAATCTCGagataatagaatttttatattgtaGAAGCTTGTGTAAGGTCCACCCATCCATCAAAGTGCTCAAACAACTACAAGAATTAAGAATGTCTTACACCCAAATCAAACAACTATGGAAGGGGTTGGTG GTTTTACCCAATTTGAAGGAATTAGATCTGAATTCTTGTGAGAACTTGATTGAAATACCAGATTTGAGTGGAGCTCCAAATCtcgagaaaataaatttttcaggTTGTATAAGCTTGTGTAAACAACTATGGAAGGGGTTGGTG GTTTTACCCAATTTGAAGGAATTAAATCTGAATTTTTGTGAGAACTTGATTGAAATACCATATTTGAGTGGAGCTCCAAATCTCGAGAAAATAGAGTTTTCAGATTGTAGAAGCTTGTGTAAACAACTATGGAAG GGTTTAGACAATTTGAAGGAATTAGATCTGAATTCTTGTGAGAACTTGATTGAAATATCAGATTTGAGTGAAGCTCCAAATCTCGAGATAATAGACTTTTCATATTGTAGAAACTTGTGTAAGGTCCACCCATCCATCAAAGTGCTCAAACAACTACAAGAATTAATAATGTCTcacacccgaatcaaacaactaTGGAAGGGGTTGGTG GGTTTAGacaatttgaagaaattagattTGAGGTTTTCTAAGAACTTGATTGAAATACCAAATTTGAGTGGAGCCCCAAATATTGAGGAAATAGACTTTTCATATTGTAGAAGCTTGTGTAAGGTCCACCCATCCATCAAAGTGCTCAaacaactacaaaaattaagaatgtctggcacccgaatcaaacaactaTGGAAGGGGTTGGTG GTTTTACCCAATTTGAAGGTATTAGATCTGAGTTATTGTGAGAACTTGATTGAAATACCAAATTTGAGTGGAGTCCCAAAtctcatgaaaataaattttttaggttGTAGAAGCTTGTGTAAGTTCTGCCCATCCATCAAAGTGCCCGAACGACTAAAAATTTTGGGTTTAAACAAATGTCTTACAAGACTACTAATTCTAGACAAGTTCTGCTTACCATCATCGTTTATGAGTTTCTCAGGCCTTCGCGAATTATATTTAGGAGGTTGCaataacatttcaatttttccGAGTGTTATTTGTAGTTTGGCATCTCTTGAAAGTCTCCATTTGGTTGGTTGGTCAAGACTAGAAAAATTTCCAGACCTGAGTAGGTTGGAATGCTTAAAGGAATTTGAGGCATACGGAACTGCTATAACACAAATGCCACCTGTCAATCTAATCCCCAAGAACATCCGTTCCTTAAAGATCCAAAGACGAAAGAGGATGCCACGTAAATCAAGAGATCATTTAGCCATGTTCATTAATGACTGTTTTTTGCCGAAACAAAGCTCATATCCCACCAATCATGATATTGGATCACCTGTGGAATATGACATGGAAGAAATGCAAATTTATTTCGGCATTGCG CCGTTTATAGAAGGGTGGTCGTTGGGATCTAGAATCCCGGAGTGGGTCCACAATAAAAGTATTGGCTCCTCTTTACAGATAGAGTTGGATGGTAATACGACGTCGGTGATAGATTGTGCCATCTTTATAGTTTTTGATTGTCATCAATTCCATTCCCCTGAAGCTACTTCAATTCCTCGGCTATTCAAGGAAACTTCACATGTGACTTGTAGCTTTTGTTGTGAGAGAGATGATGGTTCTTTAGAACATTTTGATTCCGGATTCAGTCTCTCTCTCGTTGAGCCAAGTGTATGCTGGGCATATGCACGTACTCCTCTGAAATCGAATAGTTCGGATAATCAGAGCTTCATTAAGATTTCAATTAAAGAGATTTCTTCTCAAACTCCTGTAGAAGTGAAAGAATGGGGGTTACATTTAGTATGTCCGGACGATACTGGTCTTGGTTTGGGATCAGATTTAGATTTCTATCGTCAATTTTATTCAGCATGGAAATGCGGTATGACGAGAAATGAAGATTAG